One window of the Triticum dicoccoides isolate Atlit2015 ecotype Zavitan chromosome 3B, WEW_v2.0, whole genome shotgun sequence genome contains the following:
- the LOC119278441 gene encoding uncharacterized protein LOC119278441, translated as MAAPAAEAPAPIAAPVLPPARRKDADPARLQTSPLLPAAGWSDLPPDLVRRVADSLLAANDLDCYMDFRAVCSGWRAATDDPRSDPFDPRFRPRRWVILDDDGDLLLLNAATGRFLRKRIPLLRSYHVLAATPGGFFVLADRYPSRAACVFNPLTVVLIRFAAPVPTKKVAAATVVFGRSSWPTLTLNLLCNSPSKSYSATPDMESFQEKEVQLPIDCHISLKAVRGGVYADGGGAAQGFRHGVSVIFEIFDLIQSLHVHPSMFYAEDLPVAGHANDHTRFFIVEFGGEVLIVIKLQRCVKVFKMDIGSIVPVESIGSHAIFIGHHRCLAVDTDKFPSVESNCVYYVERLGSSAYICMYNLKDEKDERISAGTVDFVKLHELFVLAAHRPFTIIQLLSSYSINARDSQLPLQQGAN; from the coding sequence ATGGCGGCCCCCGCTGCTGAAGCCCCGGCGCCCATTGCCGCGCCCGTTCTCCCTCCTGCCAGAAGGAAGGATGCGGATCCGGCTCGTCTCCAAACCTCGCCGCTCCTTCCGGCCGCAGGCTGGTCGGACCTCCCGCCCGATCTCGTCCGCCGCGTCGCTGACTCCCTCCTCGCCGCCAACGACCTCGACTGCTACATGGACTTCCGCGCCGTCTGCTCCGGCTGGCGCGCCGCCACCGACGACCCCAGGAGCGACCCCTTCGACCCCCGCTTTCGCCCGCGCCGGTGGGTCATCCTGGACGACGACGGCGACCTGCTGCTGCTGAACGCCGCCACGGGGCGCTTCCTCCGCAAGAGGATCCCGCTGCTCCGAAGCTACCACGTCCTCGCCGCCACTCCCGGCGGCTTCTTCGTCCTGGCGGACAGGTACCCTTCTCGAGCCGCCTGCGTCTTCAATCCTCTCACCGTCGTCCTGATCCGGTTCGCGGCACCTGTACCCACCAAGAAGGTCGCCGCCGCCACTGTCGTCTTCGGTCGCAGCTCTTGGCCCACGCTCACGCTCAACTTGCTCTGCAACTCTCCTTCCAAAAGTTACTCGGCCACTCCTGACATGGAAAGTTTCCAAGAAAAGGAGGTGCAGTTGCCCATTGATTGTCATATCTCATTGAAGGCAGTCAGAGGCGGTGTCTACGCCGACGGTGGTGGCGCTGCGCAGGGATTCAGGCACGGGGTTTCTGTTATATTCGAGATCTTCGATTTGATACAGTCACTTCATGTCCATCCATCAATGTTTTATGCTGAGGATCTTCCTGTGGCCGGACACGCAAACGACCACACCCGGTTTTTCATCGTGGAATTCGGTGGAGAAGTGCTGATCGTCATCAAGCTGCAGCGATGCGTCAAGGTTTTCAAGATGGACATCGGTAGCATTGTGCCTGTGGAGAGCATCGGCAGCCATGCCATCTTCATCGGTCATCACAGGTGCCTGGCTGTTGACACCGATAAGTTTCCATCTGTTGAGTCCAACTGTGTCTACTATGTTGAGCGCCTGGGTTCGTCTGCGTACATCTGCATGTACAATCTCAAGGACGAGAAAGACGAGAGGATCTCAGCTGGCACTGTAGATTTCGTGAAGCTGCACGAGTTGTTCGTCCTCGCCGCCCACCGCCCTTTCACCATCATCCAACTTCTCTCCAGCTACAGCATCAATGCCCGGGATTCTCAACTGCCGCTACAGCAGGGCGCCAACTAA